The Flexivirga oryzae genome has a segment encoding these proteins:
- a CDS encoding RNA polymerase-binding protein RbpA, protein MAERSLRGTNLSTLSLETEDGIAFSERQIVRYVCPQGHVSELPFSVEADVPGLWECRCGAEAKLQDGPEPERKPVKPQRTHWDMLLERRSIPELEELLQERLTLLRASRGEKPRRKRSA, encoded by the coding sequence ATGGCAGAGCGTTCCCTGCGAGGCACCAACCTCAGCACCTTGTCGCTGGAGACCGAGGACGGCATCGCCTTCAGCGAGCGGCAGATCGTGCGCTACGTGTGCCCGCAGGGGCACGTGAGCGAGCTGCCGTTCTCGGTCGAGGCCGATGTTCCCGGCCTGTGGGAGTGCCGTTGCGGTGCCGAGGCCAAGTTGCAGGACGGCCCGGAGCCGGAGCGCAAGCCGGTGAAGCCGCAGCGCACCCACTGGGACATGCTGCTGGAGCGCCGCTCCATCCCCGAGCTCGAGGAGCTGCTGCAGGAGCGGCTGACGCTGCTGCGCGCCTCCCGCGGCGAGAAGCCGCGCCGCAAGCGCTCCGCCTGA
- a CDS encoding Lrp/AsnC family transcriptional regulator, whose translation MEELDRRIASLLAQDGRLSYTDLGKATGLSTSAVHQRVRRLEERGVIRGYRAVIDHEAAGMPMTALISVTPFDPSAPDDIPDRLRHLTAIESCFSVAGDENYVLKVRIGGPGELEVLLGEIRAAASVTTRTTVVLSTPWEDRTPLSE comes from the coding sequence ATGGAGGAACTCGACAGGCGGATCGCGTCCCTGCTCGCCCAGGACGGGCGGCTCAGCTACACCGACCTGGGTAAGGCCACCGGGCTGTCGACCTCTGCCGTGCACCAGCGGGTCCGACGCCTGGAGGAACGCGGGGTGATCCGCGGCTACCGGGCCGTGATCGACCACGAAGCTGCCGGTATGCCGATGACGGCGCTCATCTCGGTGACGCCGTTCGACCCGTCAGCGCCCGACGACATACCCGACCGGCTGCGCCATCTGACCGCCATCGAGTCGTGCTTCTCGGTCGCCGGTGACGAGAACTACGTGCTCAAGGTCCGCATCGGCGGACCGGGGGAGTTGGAGGTGTTGCTGGGCGAGATCCGTGCGGCCGCCTCGGTCACCACCCGCACCACGGTGGTGCTCAGCACGCCGTGGGAGGACCGCACCCCGCTGTCCGAGTGA
- a CDS encoding polyprenol monophosphomannose synthase, whose translation MSEPATHDRPALTKILILVPTYNERENLPLIVRRIRDSVPDADVLVLEDNSPDGTGEVADELAAADERVEVMHRAGKEGLGKAYLAGFAWGLERGYDALIEIDADGSHPPERLPALLAAAAEADVVIGSRWIRGGKVVNWPLHRKALSVGGNIYVKTLLGMPVNDATAGFRVYRSDALRTIGLDGVDSYGYCFQADLTWRAIRAGLRVVEVPITFVEREIGQSKMNPDIARESLLNISRWGWEYRRGQIRSIGEHLVHRSKERP comes from the coding sequence TTGTCTGAGCCCGCAACCCACGACCGCCCTGCCCTCACGAAGATCCTGATCCTCGTCCCCACCTACAACGAGCGGGAGAACCTTCCGCTCATCGTGCGCCGCATCCGCGACAGCGTCCCGGACGCGGACGTGCTGGTGCTGGAGGACAACTCACCGGACGGCACCGGTGAGGTCGCCGACGAGCTGGCCGCGGCGGACGAGCGGGTCGAGGTGATGCACCGGGCCGGCAAGGAGGGCCTCGGGAAGGCCTATCTCGCCGGCTTCGCCTGGGGGCTGGAGCGTGGTTACGACGCGCTGATCGAGATCGACGCCGACGGATCGCACCCGCCCGAGCGGCTGCCCGCACTGCTTGCCGCGGCGGCCGAGGCCGACGTGGTCATCGGCTCACGCTGGATCCGCGGCGGGAAGGTCGTCAACTGGCCGCTGCACCGCAAGGCGCTCAGCGTCGGCGGCAACATCTACGTCAAGACCCTGCTCGGTATGCCGGTCAACGACGCCACGGCGGGTTTCCGCGTCTACCGGTCCGACGCGCTGCGGACGATCGGCCTGGACGGCGTCGACTCCTACGGCTACTGCTTCCAGGCCGACCTGACCTGGCGCGCCATCCGCGCCGGCCTGCGGGTGGTGGAGGTGCCGATCACCTTCGTGGAGCGCGAGATCGGGCAGTCCAAGATGAACCCGGACATCGCCCGGGAGTCGCTGCTGAACATCAGCCGGTGGGGTTGGGAGTACCGGCGCGGTCAGATTCGTTCCATAGGTGAACACCTCGTGCACCGATCGAAGGAAAGACCATGA
- the ybaK gene encoding Cys-tRNA(Pro) deacylase, producing the protein MGVTSRRARASSGTPALDLLTGSGASFRVHEFEHDRGAASFGMEAAEVLGVAPERVFKTLVAQTDRAADKGLVVAAVPVDKQLDLKALARELGCKRAALADPAVAERTTGYLVGGISPLGQKRALRTVVDESALSCETVLVSGGRRGLDVELAPADLLRLTDASAASIAR; encoded by the coding sequence GTGGGCGTGACGTCACGCCGTGCCAGGGCCTCCTCCGGGACCCCCGCTCTCGACCTGCTGACCGGGTCGGGTGCGTCGTTCCGCGTCCACGAGTTCGAGCACGACCGGGGTGCCGCGTCGTTTGGCATGGAGGCCGCAGAGGTGTTGGGCGTTGCCCCGGAGCGGGTGTTCAAGACGCTGGTCGCGCAGACCGACCGGGCGGCCGACAAGGGTCTGGTCGTCGCTGCGGTCCCGGTCGACAAGCAGTTGGACCTGAAGGCGCTCGCTCGCGAACTGGGTTGCAAGCGTGCTGCGTTGGCCGATCCCGCGGTCGCCGAGCGGACGACCGGTTATCTGGTCGGCGGCATCAGCCCCCTCGGTCAGAAGCGGGCGCTGCGCACCGTCGTGGACGAGTCGGCGCTGTCCTGCGAGACGGTCCTGGTGAGCGGCGGACGACGGGGGCTGGACGTCGAACTGGCTCCGGCCGACCTGTTGCGGCTGACCGACGCGAGCGCTGCGTCCATCGCGCGGTGA
- a CDS encoding MFS transporter produces the protein MSLLRTRVEQVSGPDQQRLQRSWYWYDWAAASYVTVTAAVLFSPYLTSIANKVACPDQASDVACNNNLHVLGIGVAPGSLVPYILTVSTIISAVVLIFVGAVVDRSTHPLRYLAGFTYVGAGAAAAMVAIGSTDWQLGVILAIIANLCLGAALIVYSAIMIRITPPDDRDYVSARGWAYGYLGGGSLLAATLVLLVVHGALGLDKAGAVRVAFLAAGIWWGLFAIIPLRGLRSLSGSRPEQPQDRIGGLKQLRKTFVSLQHYPQTKRFLLAYLFYNDGMQTVIASASLYGSKQLKFSDSELVVTILLVQIVAFFGAMAFARLAARHGAHRMIYSSLFLWTLVVCLACLVPERQLALWLILASGIGLVMGGSQSLSRSLYSGLVPAGRESEFFSLYQAMERGTSWLGTLVFGLVFQWFRDYRYSIVALIIFFGVGAVLLRGVKVRDGIIEAGNTPPQVV, from the coding sequence GTGAGCCTGCTGCGAACGCGTGTGGAGCAAGTCTCCGGTCCCGACCAGCAGCGTCTGCAGCGCAGCTGGTACTGGTACGACTGGGCGGCCGCCTCCTACGTGACGGTCACCGCGGCGGTCCTCTTCTCGCCATACCTGACCTCGATCGCCAACAAGGTGGCGTGCCCCGACCAGGCCAGCGACGTCGCGTGCAACAACAACCTGCACGTCCTGGGGATCGGTGTCGCCCCCGGATCGCTGGTCCCCTACATCCTCACCGTGTCCACGATCATCTCCGCGGTCGTGCTGATCTTCGTCGGCGCCGTGGTCGACAGGTCGACGCACCCGCTGCGCTACCTCGCCGGGTTCACGTATGTCGGGGCCGGTGCCGCGGCCGCCATGGTCGCGATCGGCAGCACCGACTGGCAGCTCGGGGTCATCCTCGCGATCATCGCCAACCTCTGCCTGGGCGCAGCACTGATCGTCTACTCGGCGATCATGATCCGGATCACCCCGCCCGACGACCGCGACTACGTGTCCGCGCGCGGCTGGGCCTACGGCTACCTCGGCGGCGGCAGCCTCCTCGCCGCCACCCTGGTGCTGCTGGTCGTGCACGGCGCGCTCGGGCTCGACAAGGCCGGCGCGGTGCGGGTCGCCTTCCTCGCCGCGGGCATCTGGTGGGGACTGTTCGCGATCATCCCGCTGCGCGGACTGCGCAGCCTGTCCGGCAGCCGCCCGGAGCAACCGCAGGACCGCATCGGCGGCCTGAAACAGCTCCGCAAGACTTTCGTATCCCTGCAGCACTACCCGCAGACCAAACGGTTCCTGCTCGCCTACCTGTTCTACAACGACGGCATGCAGACCGTCATCGCCTCGGCCAGCCTCTACGGCAGCAAACAGCTGAAGTTCAGTGACAGTGAGCTGGTGGTCACGATCCTGCTGGTCCAGATCGTCGCGTTCTTCGGTGCCATGGCGTTCGCCCGGCTCGCCGCACGGCACGGCGCGCACCGGATGATCTACTCCAGCCTGTTCCTGTGGACCCTCGTGGTCTGCCTGGCCTGCCTGGTGCCCGAGCGTCAGCTGGCGCTGTGGCTGATCCTGGCCAGCGGCATCGGGCTGGTGATGGGCGGCAGCCAGTCGCTGTCCCGCTCCCTCTACAGCGGCCTCGTCCCGGCCGGCCGGGAGTCGGAATTCTTCAGCCTCTACCAGGCGATGGAGCGTGGCACCAGTTGGCTGGGCACGCTCGTCTTCGGCCTGGTCTTCCAGTGGTTCCGGGACTACCGCTACTCGATCGTGGCGTTGATCATCTTCTTCGGCGTCGGTGCCGTGTTGCTGCGCGGGGTGAAGGTCCGCGACGGCATCATCGAGGCCGGCAACACCCCGCCGCAGGTGGTATGA
- the lnt gene encoding apolipoprotein N-acyltransferase, giving the protein MIVRLTLAVAGGLCLWLSFPGPAIWPAAILGVALLALATKGVRARAGFLLGLVGGFACFGPTLHWAGTYVGAVPWLALAITESVYIALMAAACSLVQSARRWERLPQWLSPADGPHVRPLAVALLWVLQEAVRDSMPFGGFPWARLAWTTAGSPLAHLASIFGAPGLTFVVALLGGWLALAIDRVRRGMPPARAILPRLWPVVAGLAVLGIAAAYPTPTSGKKLQVLAIQGNVPTAGLDFNAQRRAVLDHHVKETDKAAAAIKAGTMPEPALVIWPENSSDIDPTRNADAGTEIVRTVDRIGVPLIVGAVLQEPAPQTSNTSLLYLPDKGIVARYVKQHPVPFAEYMPYRSFFRHFTKTVDLAGNFAAGHKTGLFRIPTKSDGVVQVAPIICFEVAYDSLTRNPVKDGAQLLAVQTNNATFGYTAESEQQLAISRVRAIELGRSIVHISTVGVSGLITPDGVVHDKTSLFTPAALSAALPLRTGETLAVRVGPVPEWLGCAAALLLCAAAVGGNRSSRRRSVSPEEVRELV; this is encoded by the coding sequence GTGATCGTCCGCCTCACCCTCGCCGTCGCGGGTGGACTCTGTCTGTGGCTGTCGTTCCCCGGCCCCGCCATCTGGCCGGCCGCCATCCTCGGCGTGGCCCTCCTGGCGTTGGCGACCAAGGGGGTTCGGGCGCGCGCCGGTTTCCTGCTCGGCCTGGTCGGCGGGTTCGCCTGCTTCGGGCCGACGCTGCACTGGGCCGGCACCTACGTCGGCGCCGTGCCGTGGCTCGCGCTGGCGATCACCGAGTCGGTCTACATCGCGCTGATGGCCGCAGCCTGCTCACTGGTGCAGTCGGCCCGCCGATGGGAACGCCTGCCGCAGTGGCTGTCGCCCGCGGACGGCCCGCACGTGCGGCCGCTCGCGGTCGCCCTGCTGTGGGTGCTCCAGGAGGCGGTCCGGGACTCGATGCCGTTCGGCGGCTTCCCCTGGGCGCGGCTCGCCTGGACGACCGCGGGATCGCCGCTGGCGCACCTGGCGTCGATCTTCGGCGCCCCCGGGTTGACCTTCGTCGTGGCACTGCTCGGCGGCTGGCTGGCGTTGGCGATCGACCGGGTCCGCCGGGGTATGCCGCCGGCGCGCGCCATACTCCCGCGGCTGTGGCCGGTGGTGGCCGGGCTGGCCGTGCTCGGTATCGCCGCCGCCTACCCGACACCGACCAGCGGCAAGAAGCTGCAGGTGCTCGCCATACAGGGCAACGTGCCGACGGCCGGGCTGGACTTCAACGCACAGCGCCGCGCGGTCCTGGACCACCACGTCAAGGAGACCGACAAGGCGGCCGCGGCGATCAAGGCGGGCACGATGCCCGAGCCGGCCCTGGTGATCTGGCCGGAGAACTCCTCCGACATCGACCCCACCCGCAACGCCGACGCCGGCACCGAGATCGTCCGGACGGTCGACCGGATCGGCGTCCCGCTCATCGTCGGTGCCGTGCTGCAGGAACCCGCACCGCAGACCAGCAACACCTCGTTGCTCTACCTTCCGGACAAGGGCATCGTCGCCCGCTACGTCAAGCAACACCCGGTGCCGTTCGCGGAGTACATGCCCTACCGCTCGTTCTTCCGGCACTTCACCAAGACCGTCGACCTGGCGGGCAACTTCGCCGCCGGGCACAAGACCGGCCTGTTCCGGATCCCGACGAAGAGCGACGGTGTCGTGCAGGTCGCGCCAATCATCTGCTTCGAGGTCGCCTACGACTCGCTGACCCGCAACCCGGTCAAGGACGGGGCGCAACTGCTGGCGGTGCAGACCAACAACGCCACGTTCGGCTACACCGCCGAATCCGAGCAGCAGCTGGCCATCTCGCGGGTGCGGGCGATCGAACTCGGCCGGTCGATCGTGCACATCTCGACGGTCGGGGTGAGCGGGCTGATCACCCCCGACGGGGTGGTGCACGACAAGACCAGCCTGTTCACCCCTGCCGCGCTGTCCGCGGCGCTGCCGCTGCGCACGGGCGAGACGCTCGCGGTACGGGTCGGCCCGGTGCCCGAATGGCTCGGCTGCGCGGCCGCGTTGCTGCTGTGTGCCGCGGCGGTCGGGGGCAACCGCTCGTCCCGCCGCCGTTCTGTCAGTCCCGAGGAAGTCCGAGAGCTTGTCTGA
- a CDS encoding FAD-dependent oxidoreductase: MTAITRRSALTLTGSGLVVALAGCNSSQPPVTSTSAGTSTSGSGGAGTPTARSSSSVATPSASASSPTTHAAVHKPTTQEWVDFAHTVQGPVDLPGSGPYNRTKLVFDTRYDSNRPAAVMVVERTADVARAMHFAAQHGLQIAPRGGGHSYVGASAANGTLVLDMRPMDGISYRASDRTVAVGTGATLYAVKKYLAARGRAIPTGTCPTVGVAGLTLGGGLGVESRAHGLTADRLTAAQLVLPDGRTVTADRTHHADIFWALRGGGGGNLGLVTSMRFATHAAGGQGIFTLTFPGSSAVRVMTGWAQWIRTAARSRWAGVHVDAIGGGNLHVSILGVTNSGDERAAAASLLAAVGVTPTATKYQQFSYLDAALYLGGGSTSQRQGFTAGSDVLASVSTAAATAIEAAVIARSHTGRPGSALLDPLTGAVSDPGGAATAFPWRNHLASVQWYAGGTGYAAAQSWIADAHRRLGAHSVGGYVNYLETGQPAKRYYAGNLAKLARLRHRYDPARRLHSGLVV; the protein is encoded by the coding sequence ATGACGGCAATCACTCGACGTAGCGCACTGACCCTGACCGGCAGCGGCTTGGTGGTCGCCCTCGCGGGCTGCAACAGCTCCCAGCCCCCGGTCACCTCGACATCGGCGGGAACGTCCACGTCGGGCTCCGGCGGCGCCGGGACTCCGACCGCACGGTCCAGCAGCAGCGTCGCCACACCGAGCGCCTCCGCCAGCAGCCCGACGACCCATGCGGCGGTGCACAAACCGACCACGCAGGAGTGGGTCGACTTCGCACACACCGTGCAGGGTCCGGTCGACCTGCCCGGCAGCGGACCCTACAACCGCACCAAACTCGTCTTCGACACCCGCTACGACAGCAACAGGCCGGCGGCCGTCATGGTCGTCGAACGCACCGCGGACGTCGCCCGCGCGATGCACTTCGCGGCGCAGCACGGCCTGCAGATCGCACCACGCGGCGGCGGCCACTCCTACGTCGGCGCGTCCGCGGCGAACGGCACCCTGGTGCTCGACATGCGGCCGATGGACGGAATCAGCTACCGGGCGTCGGACCGGACGGTCGCGGTCGGCACCGGTGCCACGTTGTATGCCGTGAAGAAGTACCTCGCAGCCCGCGGCCGCGCCATACCGACCGGCACCTGCCCCACGGTGGGCGTCGCCGGACTGACCCTCGGCGGCGGCCTGGGCGTGGAGTCGCGCGCACACGGCCTGACCGCGGACCGGCTGACCGCAGCCCAGCTCGTCCTCCCGGACGGTCGCACCGTGACCGCGGACCGCACCCATCACGCCGACATCTTCTGGGCGCTGCGCGGCGGAGGCGGCGGCAACCTCGGCCTGGTCACCAGCATGCGGTTCGCCACCCATGCGGCCGGCGGCCAGGGCATCTTTACCCTCACCTTCCCCGGCAGCTCCGCGGTGCGGGTGATGACCGGCTGGGCCCAGTGGATCCGCACCGCCGCCCGGTCCCGGTGGGCCGGAGTACACGTCGACGCGATCGGCGGCGGGAACCTGCACGTCAGCATCCTCGGCGTCACCAACAGCGGGGACGAACGCGCCGCCGCCGCGTCCCTGCTCGCGGCGGTCGGGGTCACCCCGACCGCCACCAAGTACCAGCAGTTCAGCTACCTGGACGCGGCCCTCTACCTCGGCGGCGGCTCGACCTCGCAGCGGCAGGGCTTCACCGCCGGCAGCGACGTGCTCGCCTCCGTCAGCACCGCGGCGGCCACGGCGATCGAGGCCGCCGTCATCGCCCGGTCGCACACCGGCCGCCCCGGCAGCGCCCTGCTCGACCCGCTCACCGGCGCCGTCTCCGACCCCGGCGGCGCAGCGACCGCGTTCCCGTGGCGCAACCATCTCGCGTCCGTGCAGTGGTATGCCGGTGGCACCGGTTACGCCGCGGCGCAGAGCTGGATCGCCGACGCCCACCGCCGGTTGGGCGCCCACTCGGTCGGTGGCTACGTCAACTACCTGGAGACCGGACAGCCCGCTAAGCGCTACTACGCGGGAAACCTGGCCAAGCTGGCGCGGCTGCGGCACCGGTACGACCCGGCGCGGCGACTGCACAGCGGCCTCGTCGTGTAA
- a CDS encoding PH domain-containing protein: MAFSAKHLARGEQIDLELRTHIKEIFFPLLIAVVTIVIALAGSIWFSDKGWSGWATLALWVVALIVLCAFVLLPILRWLTTIYVITNRRLITRRGIVNKSGRDIPLYRINDVSYEKSLLDRIFGCGTLVISDASEQAGVRLHDVPHVEDVQVRLNELLYHQDDGGDDDGTFPPNDPRSQRGR, encoded by the coding sequence ATGGCGTTCTCGGCAAAGCACCTCGCACGCGGCGAGCAGATCGACCTGGAGCTGCGCACGCACATCAAGGAGATCTTCTTCCCCTTGCTGATCGCGGTCGTGACGATCGTGATCGCCCTGGCGGGCTCGATCTGGTTCAGTGACAAGGGCTGGTCGGGTTGGGCGACCCTCGCGCTGTGGGTCGTCGCGCTCATCGTCCTGTGCGCGTTCGTCCTGCTGCCGATCCTGCGCTGGCTCACCACCATCTACGTCATCACCAACCGCCGGCTGATCACCCGCCGCGGCATCGTCAACAAGTCGGGCCGCGACATACCGCTCTACCGGATCAACGACGTGTCCTACGAGAAGTCGTTGCTCGACCGGATCTTCGGGTGCGGCACGCTCGTCATCAGTGACGCCAGCGAACAAGCGGGGGTCCGGCTGCACGACGTGCCGCACGTCGAGGACGTGCAGGTGCGCCTGAACGAACTGCTCTACCACCAGGACGACGGCGGCGACGACGACGGCACGTTCCCCCCGAACGACCCGAGGTCGCAGCGCGGCCGCTGA
- a CDS encoding LysR substrate-binding domain-containing protein has protein sequence MEPESRLLHYFLAVADELNFTRAAARLHIAQPSLSAQIRALESQLGVQLLRRSTRAVSLTEAGQALADRGPAALSGLQQAWEAARYAGRGETGTLRLAYPLSAGHDTAPRLVEALHDSYPSITVTTEVLPSPQVVQAVGSGRADAGIARAPEPGDGIRLDPLRRDPLGVIVPDSHPLTRRDVVDLAAVAGFPVVLHPRSANPSHYDFIVGLFTTRGLQPDLLERDIAFDLSHGFLTCGGSELVGRSSAEGLPRSLTWIPLTDEEYVAVALVLPAGPHAPVVDRFVQVARTHAADNDWLR, from the coding sequence ATGGAGCCAGAGAGCCGGTTGCTCCACTACTTCCTGGCGGTGGCCGACGAGTTGAACTTCACCCGGGCCGCCGCCCGGTTGCACATCGCGCAGCCTTCCCTCAGCGCCCAGATCCGCGCGCTGGAGTCACAGCTCGGGGTGCAACTGCTGCGGCGCAGCACCCGCGCGGTGTCGCTCACCGAGGCGGGACAAGCCCTTGCCGACCGGGGTCCGGCAGCCCTGTCCGGTCTGCAGCAGGCCTGGGAGGCCGCCCGGTATGCCGGTCGCGGGGAGACCGGCACACTCCGCCTGGCCTACCCGTTGAGCGCCGGCCACGACACCGCACCACGCCTCGTCGAAGCCCTGCACGACTCCTACCCGAGCATCACCGTGACGACCGAGGTGCTGCCCAGCCCGCAGGTGGTGCAGGCCGTCGGCAGCGGCAGGGCGGACGCCGGCATCGCTCGCGCGCCGGAACCCGGGGACGGCATCCGGCTGGACCCCCTGCGGCGCGACCCGCTCGGCGTGATCGTGCCCGACTCCCACCCGCTGACCCGCCGGGACGTGGTCGACCTGGCGGCGGTGGCCGGCTTCCCGGTCGTGCTGCACCCGCGCAGCGCGAACCCGTCCCATTACGACTTCATCGTCGGCCTGTTCACCACTCGCGGGTTGCAGCCGGACCTGCTCGAACGTGACATCGCGTTCGACCTCAGCCATGGTTTCCTCACCTGCGGCGGCAGCGAACTGGTCGGCCGGTCCTCGGCGGAGGGACTGCCGCGCAGCCTCACCTGGATCCCGCTGACCGACGAGGAGTATGTCGCCGTCGCGCTCGTCCTGCCCGCCGGTCCGCACGCCCCGGTCGTCGACAGGTTCGTCCAGGTCGCCCGCACGCACGCCGCCGACAACGACTGGCTGCGCTGA
- a CDS encoding FxsA family protein, with amino-acid sequence MTTVPRRAPFWARLLFAIALCLPIIEVVVIVLVWHVIGWWTLLALAACFCVGLVVIKRASVGATRELRAAMAERRPPAKEVADAPQALVGGILLLIPGFVTSLLGLILILPGMRSVSRRIVQVVVGRRLGGGAVRVVDYTATRADFRQGDPEVIEAEVIDEDPKGH; translated from the coding sequence ATGACGACCGTCCCGCGCCGCGCACCGTTCTGGGCCCGGCTGCTCTTCGCGATCGCGCTGTGCCTGCCGATCATCGAAGTCGTCGTGATCGTCCTGGTCTGGCACGTGATCGGCTGGTGGACGCTGCTCGCCCTGGCCGCCTGCTTCTGTGTCGGCCTGGTGGTCATCAAACGCGCCTCGGTGGGTGCCACCCGGGAGCTGCGTGCCGCGATGGCCGAACGCCGCCCGCCGGCGAAGGAGGTCGCGGACGCCCCGCAGGCGCTGGTCGGCGGCATCCTGCTGCTGATCCCCGGTTTCGTGACCTCGCTGCTGGGGCTGATCCTCATCCTGCCGGGGATGCGTTCGGTCTCCCGGCGCATCGTGCAGGTGGTGGTCGGCCGCCGGCTGGGCGGGGGAGCGGTGCGCGTCGTCGACTACACCGCCACCCGCGCCGACTTCCGCCAGGGCGACCCCGAGGTGATCGAGGCCGAGGTCATCGACGAGGACCCCAAGGGGCACTGA
- a CDS encoding 5'-3' exonuclease, which produces MQRRLMLLDSASLYFRAFYGVPDRRATPDALPNNAIRGFLDMIATLVTDHAPTELVACWDNDWRPAFRVEAIPSYKTHRMVEGTDGVEESPENLTPQVPVIVDVLAAIGLTRLGIDGYEADDVIGTLTVGAHGRAQVDVVTGDRDLFQLVDDQQSVRVLYTAKGGVRAPDVVDEAYLERKYAVGSGAAYADMAVLRGDSSDGLPGVAGIGEKTAATLIGRYGYLAALRAAIDSGDPALKGAQRTRLEAAGDYLDAAPRVVEVVKDIPLPADFSAALPTEIADPGVLQRLTEEHDLTTPVARVLKALQLD; this is translated from the coding sequence ATGCAGCGACGTCTCATGCTTCTGGACTCGGCGAGTCTGTACTTCCGTGCGTTCTACGGTGTGCCGGATCGTCGCGCGACCCCGGATGCGTTGCCGAACAACGCGATTCGCGGTTTCCTCGACATGATCGCCACGTTGGTCACGGACCATGCGCCGACCGAGCTGGTCGCGTGCTGGGACAACGACTGGCGTCCCGCGTTCCGGGTCGAGGCGATCCCGTCATACAAGACGCACCGCATGGTGGAGGGCACCGACGGCGTCGAGGAGTCGCCGGAGAACCTCACCCCGCAGGTGCCGGTCATCGTCGACGTGCTGGCCGCGATCGGGCTGACCCGCCTGGGGATCGATGGCTATGAGGCCGATGACGTGATCGGCACCCTCACGGTCGGCGCGCACGGCCGGGCGCAGGTCGACGTCGTGACCGGAGACCGGGACCTGTTCCAGTTGGTCGACGACCAGCAGAGCGTGCGGGTGCTCTACACCGCCAAGGGCGGCGTCCGGGCGCCGGATGTCGTCGACGAGGCCTACCTGGAACGCAAGTACGCGGTGGGTTCGGGGGCCGCGTATGCCGACATGGCCGTGCTGCGCGGTGACAGCAGCGACGGGCTGCCTGGCGTCGCGGGGATCGGCGAGAAGACCGCCGCGACCCTGATCGGCCGGTATGGCTACCTGGCGGCGCTACGCGCTGCCATCGACTCCGGCGACCCGGCACTGAAGGGTGCCCAACGGACGCGGCTGGAGGCGGCCGGCGACTACCTCGACGCCGCGCCGCGCGTGGTCGAGGTCGTCAAGGACATCCCGCTGCCCGCCGACTTCAGCGCTGCCCTGCCGACGGAGATCGCGGATCCCGGTGTGCTGCAACGGCTTACCGAGGAGCATGACCTGACCACGCCCGTCGCCCGGGTGCTCAAGGCGCTGCAGTTGGACTAG
- a CDS encoding DsbA family oxidoreductase: MKVDIWSDVACPWCFIGKRRFEAGLRDFAHADEVEITWHSYQLDPSLPEHYDGSEVDYLAERKGMPRDQVRQMFGHVTTQAAGEGLHYDFDKLVVANSLRAHHLLHLAAQRGVADAVKEDLLSEHFEKGADIGDPDVLVAIGQRHGLQSADVVTALDDPQVRAEVEQDFAQARAYGIQGVPFFVLDGKYGVSGAQPAATFTAALDQAWSESHPLVMQGAEGAVCGPDGCAVPAPDTTE; encoded by the coding sequence ATGAAGGTTGACATCTGGTCCGACGTCGCATGCCCCTGGTGCTTCATCGGCAAGCGCCGTTTCGAAGCCGGGCTGCGCGACTTCGCGCACGCCGACGAGGTCGAAATCACCTGGCACAGTTATCAGCTGGATCCGTCACTGCCCGAGCACTACGACGGCTCCGAGGTCGACTACCTGGCCGAGCGCAAGGGTATGCCGCGCGACCAGGTCCGTCAGATGTTCGGCCACGTCACGACCCAGGCCGCCGGCGAGGGACTGCACTACGACTTCGACAAGCTGGTGGTCGCCAACAGTCTGCGCGCGCACCACCTGTTGCACCTGGCCGCGCAGCGCGGCGTCGCGGATGCGGTCAAGGAAGACCTGCTGAGTGAGCACTTCGAGAAGGGCGCCGACATCGGCGACCCGGACGTGCTCGTCGCGATCGGGCAGCGGCACGGTTTGCAGTCGGCGGACGTCGTCACCGCGCTCGACGATCCGCAGGTCCGCGCCGAGGTCGAGCAGGACTTCGCCCAAGCGCGCGCCTACGGCATACAGGGCGTGCCGTTCTTCGTCCTGGACGGGAAGTACGGCGTCTCCGGTGCCCAGCCGGCCGCGACGTTCACCGCCGCGCTGGACCAGGCCTGGAGCGAGTCGCACCCGCTGGTGATGCAGGGTGCCGAGGGCGCCGTGTGCGGACCGGACGGGTGTGCGGTGCCGGCGCCGGACACCACCGAGTGA